From Amycolatopsis sp. cg9, one genomic window encodes:
- a CDS encoding MFS transporter yields MSVRESGGSTAATVRLSLRVTALCWVLVLLDGLDLFVYGATLPGVLADKGFGLTAVTGGTIGSLTTFGMMLGALSAGILTDRIGRRKIIITGVVVFSLAAAASAAAPAPPWFGAARFVAGVGLGGLLPSAIAMVMEYAPAWRRNLAVTTVMTAHQAGGALAGALGMTLVGSLGWRSVYWLGALLLVPVLPAIVFLLPESLTFLLAKGKTERAQAIADRHAVALAAFAPEPAEDKRGGLRGLFTPSVRLTTVLFWIASFAGLLLVYGVNTWLPTMMRGSGYNLGSAISFLLVINLGGIAGMLVAGRLADRFGARPVAITWFALTAGGVGLLAVHLPLVVTYLVVFLTGAWLFSAQTLIYAAVGAYYPADSRATALGWVSGVGRLGAVFGPWLGGVLVASGLSTLGFLVFAVAGLLGAAMVALIRRTAQARPVAQTV; encoded by the coding sequence ATGTCCGTACGAGAATCCGGCGGCTCGACCGCCGCCACGGTCCGGCTCTCGCTCCGGGTGACCGCGCTGTGCTGGGTCCTGGTCCTGCTCGACGGCCTGGACCTCTTCGTCTACGGCGCGACCCTGCCGGGCGTGCTGGCGGACAAGGGCTTCGGCCTGACCGCCGTCACCGGCGGGACGATCGGCAGCCTGACGACGTTCGGGATGATGCTCGGCGCGCTCTCGGCCGGCATCCTCACCGACCGGATCGGGCGCCGGAAGATCATCATCACCGGCGTCGTCGTCTTTTCGCTCGCCGCGGCCGCCAGCGCCGCCGCCCCGGCACCGCCCTGGTTCGGGGCAGCGCGGTTCGTCGCCGGCGTGGGGCTCGGCGGGCTGCTGCCGTCGGCGATCGCGATGGTCATGGAGTACGCGCCGGCGTGGCGGAGGAACCTCGCCGTCACCACGGTGATGACGGCGCACCAGGCGGGCGGCGCGCTGGCCGGCGCGCTCGGGATGACGCTGGTCGGATCGCTGGGCTGGCGCTCGGTGTACTGGCTGGGCGCGCTGCTGCTCGTCCCGGTGCTCCCGGCGATCGTCTTCCTGCTGCCCGAGTCGCTGACCTTCCTGCTGGCCAAGGGGAAGACCGAACGGGCGCAGGCGATCGCGGACCGGCACGCGGTCGCGCTGGCCGCGTTCGCCCCCGAACCGGCCGAGGACAAGCGCGGCGGCCTGCGGGGCCTGTTCACGCCGTCGGTCCGGCTGACGACGGTGCTGTTCTGGATCGCCTCCTTCGCCGGCCTGCTGCTGGTGTACGGCGTCAACACCTGGCTGCCGACGATGATGCGCGGCAGCGGTTACAACCTCGGCTCCGCGATCAGCTTCCTGCTGGTGATCAACCTGGGCGGCATCGCGGGCATGCTCGTCGCCGGCCGGCTCGCCGACCGGTTCGGGGCCCGGCCGGTCGCGATCACCTGGTTCGCCCTCACCGCGGGCGGCGTCGGCCTGCTGGCGGTGCACCTGCCGCTGGTGGTCACGTACCTCGTCGTGTTCCTCACCGGCGCGTGGCTGTTCAGCGCGCAGACGCTGATCTACGCGGCGGTCGGCGCCTACTACCCCGCCGACAGCCGCGCGACCGCCCTGGGCTGGGTCTCCGGCGTCGGCCGCCTCGGCGCGGTGTTCGGCCCCTGGCTCGGCGGCGTCCTGGTCGCGAGCGGACTGTCCACCTTGGGCTTCCTGGTCTTCGCGGTGGCCGGTCTCCTGGGCGCGGCGATGGTCGCCCTGATCCGGCGGACGGCGCAGGCCCGGCCCGTCGCGCAGACCGTCTGA
- a CDS encoding NAD(P)-binding domain-containing protein encodes MTGTIAVLGLGEAGSELARDLAAAGAVVRAYDPAVRAAAAGVVVTGSEADAAEGAELVLSVNSASAAVDALRAGLAGLRPGAVWADLNTAAPGTKRRLAELAAAHDVPFADVAIMAPVPGRGLRVPMLSSGKAAEAVAATLNGLGAAVEVVPGEAGLAAERKLLRSVFFKGMSAAVVEALQAARAAGCEDWLREVVVGELTAAGAATVDRLVSGSYRHAVRRTAEMAAAAEMLGELDVRADVAAAARDQLRHLADSQDCQQS; translated from the coding sequence ATGACCGGAACCATCGCGGTACTCGGATTGGGGGAAGCGGGCAGCGAACTGGCCCGCGACCTGGCGGCGGCCGGGGCGGTGGTGCGCGCGTACGACCCGGCCGTCCGCGCCGCCGCGGCGGGCGTCGTCGTCACCGGGTCCGAAGCCGACGCGGCCGAGGGGGCCGAGCTCGTGCTCAGCGTGAACAGCGCTTCGGCGGCGGTCGACGCGCTTCGCGCCGGGCTCGCCGGCCTGCGCCCGGGTGCGGTCTGGGCCGACCTGAACACCGCCGCGCCCGGCACGAAGCGCCGACTGGCCGAACTCGCCGCCGCGCACGACGTCCCGTTCGCCGACGTCGCGATCATGGCCCCGGTCCCCGGCCGCGGTCTGCGCGTCCCCATGCTGAGCAGCGGAAAGGCCGCCGAAGCCGTCGCCGCCACCCTGAACGGCCTCGGCGCGGCCGTCGAGGTCGTGCCCGGGGAGGCCGGGCTCGCCGCCGAGCGCAAGCTGCTCCGCAGCGTGTTCTTCAAGGGCATGTCCGCCGCCGTGGTCGAAGCTCTCCAGGCCGCCCGCGCCGCCGGCTGCGAAGACTGGCTGCGCGAGGTCGTCGTCGGCGAACTGACCGCCGCCGGTGCCGCCACGGTGGACCGGCTGGTCAGCGGCTCCTACCGGCACGCCGTCCGCCGCACCGCCGAGATGGCGGCCGCCGCCGAGATGCTCGGGGAGCTCGACGTCCGGGCCGACGTCGCCGCGGCCGCCCGCGACCAGCTTCGGCACCTAGCTGATTCACAGGATTGTCAACAATCTTGA
- a CDS encoding GntR family transcriptional regulator — MTESAADRQPGERSVVAAIRDAIVRGEFVPNQRLVEADLSAQFAASRATVRAALIELTNEGLVERVQNRGARVRAVSLEEAVEISEVRMMLESLCAAKAAERVSDAEVGELRELGELMHQAVASGDVVGYSGLNQRLHRRVREISGQQTAAQVLERLRGQSVRHQFRLAMRPGRPQVSLPEHLAIIDAICAHHPERAAEAARVHLGSVIEALKAADAEVSPLHP, encoded by the coding sequence ATGACCGAGAGTGCTGCGGACCGGCAGCCGGGGGAGCGTTCGGTGGTGGCGGCCATCCGGGACGCCATCGTCCGCGGCGAGTTCGTACCCAACCAGCGGCTGGTCGAGGCGGACCTGTCCGCCCAGTTCGCCGCGAGCCGCGCCACCGTGCGGGCCGCGCTGATCGAGCTCACCAACGAAGGGCTCGTCGAGCGCGTGCAGAACCGCGGGGCCCGCGTGCGCGCGGTGTCCCTGGAGGAGGCCGTCGAGATCTCCGAGGTGCGGATGATGCTCGAATCGCTGTGCGCGGCCAAGGCGGCCGAGCGTGTTTCCGACGCCGAGGTCGGCGAGCTGCGCGAACTCGGCGAGCTCATGCACCAGGCCGTCGCGAGCGGGGACGTCGTCGGGTACTCCGGGCTCAACCAGCGCCTGCACCGGCGGGTCCGCGAGATCAGCGGGCAGCAGACGGCCGCGCAGGTGCTCGAACGGCTGCGCGGGCAGAGCGTCCGGCACCAGTTCCGGCTGGCGATGCGGCCCGGCCGGCCGCAGGTCTCGCTGCCGGAACACCTCGCGATCATCGACGCCATCTGCGCGCACCACCCCGAGCGGGCGGCCGAAGCCGCGCGGGTGCACCTCGGCAGCGTGATCGAGGCGCTCAAGGCGGCCGACGCCGAGGTTTCGCCGCTGCACCCGTAA
- a CDS encoding 4-carboxy-4-hydroxy-2-oxoadipate aldolase/oxaloacetate decarboxylase — MKPVIVTDPPRADLEQVTRLADYGVATVHEALGRSGLLGPGLRPIQDGVRVGGTAVTALCWPGDNLMIHAAVEQCREGDVLVVTTTSPCQDGLFGELFATALRHRGVRGLVTTTGVRDVTDLRALGFPVWSAAISAQGTVKATAGAVNVPVAIGGQLIRPGDAILADDDGVLRVRREDVLTGLDAAKARLEKEAAAREAFATGQLGLDRYGLREKLEALGVRYLTAEEYEKEQA, encoded by the coding sequence ATGAAGCCCGTCATCGTCACCGACCCACCGCGCGCGGACCTCGAGCAGGTGACGCGCCTGGCCGACTACGGCGTCGCCACCGTGCACGAGGCCCTCGGCCGCTCCGGGCTGCTCGGGCCCGGCCTGCGGCCCATCCAGGACGGCGTGCGCGTCGGCGGCACCGCCGTCACCGCGCTCTGCTGGCCCGGCGACAACCTGATGATCCACGCGGCCGTCGAGCAGTGCCGCGAAGGCGACGTTCTCGTCGTCACCACGACTTCGCCGTGCCAGGACGGGCTCTTCGGAGAACTCTTCGCCACCGCGCTGCGCCACCGCGGGGTGCGCGGGCTGGTCACCACCACCGGCGTCCGCGACGTCACCGACCTGCGCGCCCTCGGCTTCCCGGTGTGGTCGGCCGCGATCAGCGCGCAGGGCACGGTCAAGGCGACCGCCGGCGCGGTCAACGTCCCCGTCGCCATCGGCGGCCAGCTGATCCGCCCGGGCGACGCGATCCTCGCCGACGACGACGGCGTCCTGCGCGTCCGCCGCGAGGATGTCCTGACCGGACTGGACGCCGCGAAAGCGCGCCTGGAAAAGGAAGCCGCCGCCCGGGAGGCGTTCGCCACCGGCCAGCTCGGCCTGGACCGCTACGGGCTGCGCGAAAAGCTCGAGGCCCTCGGCGTCCGGTACCTGACCGCCGAGGAGTACGAGAAGGAGCAGGCATGA
- a CDS encoding 4-oxalomesaconate tautomerase — translation MTGVRCMLMRGGTSKGAYFLAGDLPADPAARDDLLLRIMGTPDPRQIDGLGGAQPVTSKVAIVSAADDPGHDVDYLFLQLGVEEATVSDRQTCGNLLAGVGQFAVERGLVPAGPDRTTVRVRLVNTGTIAVSTFATPGGEVDYRGGTAISGVPGTAAPVELDFTGTEGSVCGSLLPTGRVRDDVGGIEVSCVDNGMPVVVARAADLGITGYEPVEELAGTELAGRIDALRVEAGKLMGLGDVRGSSIPKTTLVAAPRDGGAICTRTFIPVKPHPSIGVLGGVSVVTALLLDGAVGHELLETGNGPVQLEHPSGKLAVAIEFEDSRVRRSTVLRTARKVFDGTVFPRS, via the coding sequence ATGACCGGCGTCCGCTGCATGCTGATGCGGGGCGGCACCTCGAAAGGCGCCTACTTCCTCGCCGGGGACCTGCCCGCCGACCCCGCGGCCCGCGACGACCTGCTGCTGCGGATCATGGGCACCCCCGACCCGCGCCAGATCGACGGCCTCGGCGGCGCCCAGCCGGTCACCAGCAAGGTCGCGATCGTCTCGGCCGCCGACGACCCCGGCCACGACGTCGACTACCTGTTCCTGCAGCTCGGCGTCGAAGAAGCGACCGTCTCCGACCGGCAGACGTGCGGCAACCTCCTGGCCGGCGTCGGGCAGTTCGCCGTCGAACGCGGCCTCGTGCCCGCCGGCCCCGACCGCACCACCGTGCGCGTGCGGCTGGTCAACACCGGAACCATCGCCGTCTCGACGTTCGCCACCCCCGGCGGCGAAGTCGACTACCGCGGCGGCACGGCCATCTCCGGCGTCCCCGGCACCGCCGCCCCGGTGGAGCTGGACTTCACCGGGACCGAAGGATCCGTCTGCGGCAGCCTGCTGCCCACCGGCCGCGTCCGCGACGACGTCGGCGGCATCGAAGTGTCCTGTGTGGACAACGGAATGCCGGTCGTCGTCGCGCGCGCCGCGGATCTCGGCATCACCGGGTACGAGCCGGTCGAGGAGCTCGCCGGCACCGAGCTCGCCGGCCGGATCGACGCCCTGCGCGTCGAAGCCGGGAAGCTGATGGGCCTCGGCGACGTCCGCGGCAGCTCCATCCCCAAGACCACGCTGGTCGCCGCGCCGCGCGACGGCGGCGCCATCTGCACCCGGACCTTCATCCCGGTCAAGCCGCACCCGTCGATCGGCGTGCTCGGCGGCGTCAGCGTCGTCACGGCGCTGCTGCTCGACGGCGCCGTCGGCCACGAGCTGCTCGAAACCGGCAACGGACCCGTCCAGCTCGAGCACCCGAGCGGAAAACTCGCCGTGGCGATCGAATTCGAAGACTCCCGCGTCCGCCGCTCGACCGTGCTCCGGACCGCGCGGAAGGTGTTCGACGGCACCGTTTTCCCCCGTTCCTGA
- a CDS encoding catechol 2,3-dioxygenase, whose amino-acid sequence MPEPSPRHEIAHLGHVELRTPEPEKSLDFFVRVLGLTENGTDGDSVYLRTWDDYEHHSLKLTAAKTSGVGRTALRASSEDALERRVVALEERGLGIGWVDGDTGIGPTYLFRDPDGHELELYWETERYAPPEHLRPALKNQAQAYPGRGVGVRRLDHVNYLAETAEANGRFICDALGGRVTEQIRLDSGVISGQWTHFAQKSYDLVYTNDRTGSRGRLHHIAFATDTREDILRAADIALENGVHIETGPHKHAIQQTFFLYVYEPGGNRVELCNPTGRLIFAPDWEPVTWTEAERAKGQAWGLKTIESFHTHGTPPVA is encoded by the coding sequence ATGCCCGAACCCTCGCCGCGCCACGAGATCGCGCACCTCGGCCACGTCGAACTGCGCACGCCGGAGCCGGAGAAGAGCCTCGACTTCTTCGTCCGCGTGCTCGGCCTGACCGAGAACGGCACCGACGGCGACTCGGTCTACCTGCGCACGTGGGACGACTACGAGCACCACAGCCTGAAGCTCACCGCGGCGAAGACGTCCGGTGTCGGGCGGACGGCGCTGCGCGCGTCGAGCGAGGACGCCCTCGAGCGCCGGGTGGTGGCGCTGGAAGAGCGCGGGCTCGGCATCGGCTGGGTCGATGGCGACACCGGGATCGGCCCCACGTACCTGTTCCGCGACCCGGACGGGCACGAACTCGAGCTGTACTGGGAGACCGAGCGCTACGCGCCACCGGAACACCTGCGGCCCGCGCTCAAGAACCAGGCGCAGGCATACCCCGGGCGCGGGGTCGGCGTCCGCCGCCTCGACCACGTCAACTACCTGGCCGAGACCGCGGAAGCCAACGGGCGGTTCATCTGCGACGCGCTCGGCGGCCGCGTCACCGAACAGATCCGGCTCGACAGCGGCGTCATTTCCGGGCAGTGGACGCACTTCGCGCAGAAGTCCTACGACCTCGTCTACACCAACGACCGGACGGGTTCTCGCGGGCGCCTGCACCACATCGCCTTCGCGACCGACACCCGCGAAGACATCCTGCGCGCGGCCGACATCGCGCTCGAAAACGGCGTCCACATCGAGACCGGGCCGCACAAACACGCCATCCAGCAGACGTTCTTCCTCTACGTCTACGAACCGGGCGGCAACCGCGTCGAGCTGTGCAACCCCACCGGGCGGCTGATCTTCGCGCCGGACTGGGAGCCGGTCACCTGGACCGAGGCCGAGCGCGCCAAGGGCCAGGCGTGGGGGCTGAAGACGATCGAGTCCTTCCACACGCACGGCACCCCGCCGGTGGCGTAG
- a CDS encoding MFS transporter, which produces MAGTWSAFAVRGFREVWLAGLLSVAGDQLARVALSILVFQRTGSAALSAATYALSMLPALVSGALLSWLADRFPRRRVMVVCDVARAALVAVMAVPATPLPLMAALLVLVQLAEAPFSAAQGAVLPELLGTRYEAGQAVQQVTTQLCLVLGFAAAAFVVTGVGAHTALAIDAATFAVSALLIRAGLDSHPPPGGRARHGTSWWRQVAGGAVAVRRDRTLSTLVWLGWLALFTVVPEGLAVPFAREIGAGGGWIGVLLAAEPAGAVAGALLLRLVARRVRVRALGVLAVGTSAPLVAYWAQPALGTALALLFLSGVCSAYQVTAGATFVQLSPPPLRGRALGFARTGMIAGQGLGIVLGGVLAQLAGAATAIAVAGTAGALVALAAAAAWSRRRPDAVSAALPAEA; this is translated from the coding sequence ATGGCCGGGACGTGGTCGGCGTTCGCGGTGCGGGGGTTCCGGGAGGTGTGGCTCGCCGGTCTGCTTTCGGTGGCCGGGGACCAGCTGGCCCGCGTCGCGTTGTCCATTCTCGTGTTCCAGCGCACGGGTTCGGCGGCGCTGAGCGCGGCCACGTACGCGCTTTCGATGCTGCCCGCGCTCGTTTCGGGGGCGCTGCTGTCGTGGCTGGCCGACCGGTTCCCGCGGCGCCGCGTCATGGTGGTGTGCGACGTCGCCCGTGCGGCGCTCGTCGCGGTGATGGCCGTGCCCGCGACGCCGCTGCCGCTGATGGCCGCGCTGCTGGTGCTCGTCCAGCTCGCCGAAGCGCCGTTCTCCGCGGCGCAGGGCGCGGTCCTGCCGGAGCTGCTCGGCACGCGGTACGAAGCGGGCCAGGCGGTGCAGCAGGTCACCACGCAGCTGTGCCTGGTGCTGGGGTTCGCGGCGGCCGCGTTCGTGGTGACCGGGGTCGGCGCGCACACCGCGCTGGCGATCGACGCCGCCACCTTCGCCGTTTCGGCGCTGCTGATCCGCGCGGGGCTGGACAGCCACCCGCCACCGGGCGGCCGCGCCCGGCACGGGACGTCGTGGTGGCGGCAGGTCGCCGGCGGCGCGGTCGCCGTCCGCCGCGACCGGACGCTCTCGACACTGGTGTGGCTGGGCTGGCTGGCGTTGTTCACCGTCGTCCCCGAAGGGCTCGCGGTGCCGTTCGCCCGGGAGATCGGCGCGGGCGGCGGCTGGATCGGGGTGCTGCTCGCCGCGGAACCGGCGGGCGCGGTCGCGGGCGCGCTGCTGCTGCGGCTGGTCGCGCGGCGGGTGCGGGTGCGCGCGCTGGGCGTGCTCGCGGTCGGGACGTCGGCGCCGCTGGTGGCCTACTGGGCCCAGCCCGCGCTGGGCACGGCGCTGGCGCTGCTGTTCTTGTCCGGGGTGTGCTCGGCGTACCAGGTCACGGCGGGGGCGACGTTCGTCCAGCTCTCCCCGCCGCCGCTGCGTGGCCGGGCCCTCGGCTTCGCGCGGACCGGGATGATCGCCGGGCAGGGCCTCGGCATCGTCCTCGGCGGCGTGCTCGCACAACTGGCCGGCGCGGCGACGGCGATCGCCGTGGCGGGCACCGCGGGAGCGCTGGTCGCGCTCGCCGCGGCCGCCGCGTGGTCGCGCCGGCGGCCGGACGCGGTCTCGGCCGCGCTGCCGGCCGAAGCCTGA
- a CDS encoding diguanylate cyclase: MSGDTSTPGDWAPPRWKLWSLPGRVRFFVLAVDLAALAVLVVAARAAPSPQQWATAGWLAAAALPHLHASHLIEQRRRDRSGSPYVDLCSVWIFAGVLALPLVLELALVAVIYGHRWLLVNRFDPVRPPHRTVFTAATLALAAAAAAAVLRLTGAHEHLLHVGDGARPGWADLAAVLAAGAVQWTVNTALVGAVIAWTVTVEHPRRLLGSASDNLLEVSQLALGVFVALALLWWPPAALLMIIPTFALHQCVQLDQLKLAARTDQRTGLLNAIAWHQQAERALERARTTGGRTGVLMIDLDWFKRINDTHGHPVGDDVLAEVATVLAKTVRRGDTVGRYGGEEFAVLLPDVDEAEVRAVAERIRVRIRALRITAPTGEPVALSATIGAALHPAVAEAGLDGIIRAADEALYAGKKAGRDRVALAL, encoded by the coding sequence ATGAGCGGAGACACGAGCACTCCGGGGGATTGGGCTCCACCGCGGTGGAAGCTGTGGTCGTTGCCCGGGCGGGTGCGGTTCTTCGTACTGGCTGTCGATCTGGCGGCGCTGGCCGTCCTGGTGGTGGCGGCGCGGGCGGCGCCCTCGCCGCAGCAGTGGGCGACGGCCGGCTGGCTCGCCGCGGCCGCGTTGCCGCACCTGCACGCCTCGCACCTGATCGAGCAGCGGCGTCGCGATCGTTCCGGCTCGCCGTACGTCGACCTCTGCAGCGTCTGGATCTTCGCCGGGGTGCTCGCCCTGCCGCTGGTGCTGGAGCTGGCGCTGGTCGCGGTGATCTACGGCCACCGCTGGCTGCTGGTCAACCGCTTCGACCCGGTCCGCCCGCCGCACCGCACGGTGTTCACCGCCGCCACGCTCGCCTTGGCGGCGGCCGCCGCGGCCGCCGTGCTGCGGCTGACCGGCGCGCACGAGCACCTCCTCCACGTCGGCGACGGCGCCCGGCCCGGCTGGGCGGACCTCGCCGCCGTGCTCGCCGCGGGCGCCGTGCAGTGGACGGTCAACACCGCGCTCGTCGGCGCGGTCATCGCCTGGACGGTCACCGTCGAGCACCCCCGCCGGCTGCTGGGCAGCGCCTCGGACAACCTCCTGGAGGTCAGCCAGCTGGCGCTCGGCGTCTTCGTCGCGCTCGCCCTGCTGTGGTGGCCGCCCGCGGCGCTGCTGATGATCATCCCGACGTTCGCGCTGCACCAGTGCGTCCAGCTCGACCAGCTCAAGCTGGCCGCGCGCACCGACCAGCGCACCGGGCTGCTCAACGCGATCGCGTGGCACCAGCAGGCCGAGCGGGCGCTCGAGCGCGCCCGCACCACCGGCGGCCGGACCGGGGTGCTGATGATCGACCTCGACTGGTTCAAGCGCATCAACGACACCCACGGCCACCCGGTCGGCGACGACGTCCTCGCCGAGGTGGCCACCGTGCTCGCGAAGACCGTCCGGCGCGGGGACACGGTCGGGCGGTACGGCGGGGAAGAGTTCGCGGTCCTGCTGCCCGACGTCGACGAAGCCGAGGTCCGGGCGGTCGCCGAGCGGATCCGCGTCCGGATCCGGGCGCTGCGCATCACCGCGCCCACCGGCGAACCGGTCGCGCTGTCGGCGACCATCGGCGCGGCCCTGCACCCGGCGGTGGCCGAAGCGGGCCTGGACGGGATCATCCGCGCGGCCGACGAAGCCCTGTACGCGGGCAAGAAAGCGGGCCGGGACCGGGTGGCGCTCGCGCTCTAA
- a CDS encoding LacI family DNA-binding transcriptional regulator, translating to MNPKLRDVAEHAGVSVRTVSNVVNGFRYVAPATRERVQASIDALGYRPNLAARTLRRGRTGLIALVIPEIDSPYFAELAARTVRIAEARGLTVLIDQTDGDAEREKQLLHGQRSQLVDGVLFSPWAVAPAELAARTDPVPLVLLGEHDGTAGVDHVAIDNVAAAREATAHLLAGGRRRVAALGIQPRSLNATARQRLTGYRQALADAGLPADPELEVAVRRLHRADGHAALLALLDRPEPPDAVFCFTDELALGALRAAADRGVAVPDALALVGFDDIEDGRYSVPALTTVSPDKDRIAELALDRLTQPAAAPRSIVAPHRLVVRGTSPA from the coding sequence GTGAACCCCAAACTGCGCGACGTGGCCGAGCACGCGGGCGTGTCCGTCCGGACGGTGTCCAACGTGGTCAACGGGTTCCGCTACGTGGCCCCGGCGACCCGCGAGCGGGTGCAGGCCAGCATCGACGCGCTCGGCTACCGGCCGAACCTGGCCGCCCGGACGCTGCGGCGCGGCCGGACCGGGCTGATCGCGCTGGTGATCCCCGAGATCGATTCGCCGTACTTCGCCGAGCTCGCCGCGCGGACCGTGCGCATCGCCGAGGCCCGCGGCCTGACGGTGCTCATCGACCAGACCGACGGCGACGCCGAGCGCGAGAAGCAGCTGCTGCACGGGCAGCGCAGCCAGCTGGTCGACGGTGTCCTGTTCAGCCCGTGGGCGGTGGCGCCCGCGGAGCTGGCCGCGCGCACCGACCCGGTCCCGCTGGTGCTGCTCGGCGAGCACGACGGCACGGCGGGCGTCGACCACGTCGCGATCGACAACGTCGCGGCGGCGCGCGAAGCCACCGCCCACCTGCTGGCCGGCGGCCGCCGGCGCGTCGCGGCGCTGGGCATCCAGCCGCGCTCGCTGAACGCGACGGCCCGCCAGCGCCTCACCGGCTACCGCCAGGCGCTGGCCGACGCGGGCTTGCCGGCCGACCCGGAGCTGGAGGTCGCGGTGCGGCGGCTGCACCGCGCCGACGGCCACGCGGCGCTGCTGGCCCTGCTGGACCGGCCCGAACCGCCGGACGCGGTCTTCTGCTTCACCGACGAGCTCGCCCTGGGCGCGCTGCGGGCCGCCGCCGACCGCGGGGTCGCGGTACCGGACGCGCTGGCGCTGGTGGGCTTCGACGACATCGAGGACGGCCGCTACAGCGTCCCGGCCCTCACGACGGTGTCGCCGGACAAGGACCGCATCGCGGAGCTGGCGCTGGACCGGCTGACCCAGCCGGCCGCGGCACCCCGGTCGATCGTCGCCCCGCACCGGCTCGTCGTGCGCGGCACCAGCCCCGCTTAG
- a CDS encoding phytanoyl-CoA dioxygenase family protein, translating into MTSHQTAPAPLPAAELATLTERLHRDGIIGLPQAFTRDWVRRLGEDIDTAFAEARARPDGAVGRGPNRFYVEIHPEQLRGFAELAGHPWITAVAEAVLGPDYRIVEVGFDVPLAGAADQPWHRDFPMPEETARHRRLTSLAVNVTAVDTEPDMGPFEIAPGTHWDDGTAFDHGMFPPRTAYPRYRELAARKFPRMGDISIRSALTVHRGTANHSAKSRPVLVLGLDAPGAGNDARHDTAVTREFRASLPESVRAHLDCPVVDVLRPITQKHTIEGLVMGDAG; encoded by the coding sequence ATGACCTCGCACCAGACCGCCCCCGCTCCGCTGCCCGCCGCCGAGCTCGCGACGCTGACCGAGCGCCTGCACCGGGACGGCATCATCGGCCTGCCCCAGGCGTTCACCCGCGACTGGGTCCGGCGCCTCGGCGAAGACATCGACACGGCGTTCGCCGAGGCCCGTGCCCGGCCGGACGGCGCCGTCGGCCGCGGGCCGAACCGCTTCTACGTCGAGATCCACCCGGAGCAGCTGCGGGGGTTCGCCGAGCTGGCGGGCCACCCGTGGATCACGGCCGTCGCCGAAGCGGTGCTGGGGCCGGACTACCGGATCGTCGAGGTCGGCTTCGACGTTCCGCTGGCCGGCGCGGCCGACCAGCCGTGGCACCGGGACTTCCCGATGCCGGAGGAGACCGCCCGCCACCGCAGGCTGACGTCGCTGGCGGTCAACGTGACCGCGGTCGACACCGAGCCGGACATGGGCCCGTTCGAAATCGCGCCCGGCACGCACTGGGACGACGGCACCGCCTTCGACCACGGCATGTTCCCGCCGCGGACGGCGTACCCGCGCTACCGGGAGCTCGCGGCGCGCAAGTTCCCGCGGATGGGGGACATCTCGATCCGCTCGGCGCTGACGGTCCACCGCGGCACGGCGAACCACTCGGCGAAGTCCCGCCCGGTCCTCGTCCTCGGCCTCGACGCGCCGGGCGCGGGCAACGACGCCCGCCACGACACCGCCGTCACCCGCGAATTCCGGGCCTCACTGCCGGAATCCGTGCGCGCGCACCTGGACTGCCCGGTCGTCGACGTCCTGCGGCCGATCACCCAGAAACACACGATCGAAGGACTGGTGATGGGCGACGCGGGGTAG
- a CDS encoding SRPBCC family protein, with product MTRLRTTLLALPLAAGLLGVAAPAAPAASVQPVTCRGEGIDPAARLHYRTETLIKAPPGAVWNLQTDVAGWPSWQSAVSGAKRLDPGPLRPGSRFRWTTPVPATPATPATTLVITSTVHQSQPGRCIRWSGPAIGEGLRIDRGVHVWTFTPARGGVLVRTEESWTGEQIEADPATAIKYLAPGLDAWLADLKTTAEAPCHR from the coding sequence GTGACCCGCTTGCGCACCACCTTGCTCGCCCTGCCCCTGGCCGCCGGACTGCTCGGCGTCGCCGCTCCCGCCGCACCCGCGGCCTCGGTGCAGCCCGTCACCTGCCGCGGCGAGGGGATCGACCCCGCCGCCCGGCTGCACTACCGGACCGAAACGCTGATCAAGGCGCCGCCGGGCGCGGTCTGGAACCTGCAGACCGACGTCGCGGGCTGGCCTTCGTGGCAGAGCGCCGTCAGCGGCGCGAAGCGCCTCGACCCCGGCCCGCTGCGGCCCGGCTCGCGGTTCCGGTGGACGACCCCGGTCCCGGCCACCCCCGCGACCCCGGCGACCACGCTGGTCATCACGTCGACCGTCCACCAGTCCCAGCCGGGCCGCTGCATCCGCTGGAGCGGCCCGGCCATCGGCGAGGGCCTGCGCATCGACCGGGGCGTGCACGTCTGGACGTTCACCCCGGCCCGCGGCGGCGTCCTCGTCCGCACCGAGGAGAGCTGGACGGGCGAGCAGATCGAAGCCGACCCGGCGACCGCCATCAAGTACCTGGCCCCGGGGCTCGACGCCTGGCTGGCCGACCTCAAGACGACCGCCGAAGCCCCCTGCCACCGCTGA